The Bradyrhizobium sp. CCBAU 53351 genome segment GCCGCCTTGCCGGCTTCCTTCAGGCGCAGCGCTTCCTCAACCGCGATTTCGTCGAAGGGGTTCATCGACATCTTGACGTTGGCGAGTTCAACGCCCGATCCATCGCCCTTGACGCGGACCTTGACATTGTAATCGACCACCCGCTTTACCGGCACTAAGACCTTCATCAGGGTTTCCTCAACAATTGCAGCAGTTGACATCTGTTGAAGGATAGTATCTCATGCTACTACCATATTCCAGGAAGCAGGGAAGGCGGAATCTGCGAGCCCAAGACCCCGCCAGGAAAGAACTCGTATTATGCCTCGTGAATTCGACGCTGACGTCATCGTGGTAGGGGCAGGAAATGCTGCCGCTTGTGCGGCCATATCCGCCAGCAATAATGGCGCGACTGTCCTCATGCTTGAGGCGGCGCCTCGGGACGAGCGGGGAGGGAACTCGACCTATACGGCGGGCGCCATGCGATACGTCTTCAATGGTGTGGAGGACGTGCTAAGCGTAGTGCCGGACATCAATCCCGATACGTTAGCCAATACTGATTTCGGCACTTACACCGAGGACCAATTTTTCGATGACATGTTTCGCGTGACGCAATTCAGGACCGATCCTGACTTATGCGAGATTTTAGTCAAGCGCAGCTTGCCGACGCTTCGGTGGATGCGAGAGCAAGGCGTTAGGTTTCAAACTAGTCATGGGCGGCAAGCCTACAAAGTGAACGGACGGTTCCAATTCTGGGGTGGGCTCAGTGTGGAAGTGTGGGGTGGTGGTCCCGGTCTCGTGGACATGCTGCTAGAGTCCGCGGAAGGGAAGGGTATCCAGTTTCTTTACGAAACTGCCGCGGTCAGTTTGATCAATGACAATAGCGGGGTCGTTGGAGTTCGCGTCCGGCATCAAGGCAAGGAGCGCGATCTGCATTCAAATGCTGTCATCCTGGCGTGCGGAGGCTTCGAGTCTAATACGGAAATGCGCGCGCGGTATCTCGGACCAAACTGGGACCTGGCGAAAGTTCGTGGCACACGCTTCAATACCGGCGCTGGAATCCAAATGGCGCTTGCGATTGGTGCAATGCCATGTGGACATTGGTCCGGAGCACATGCCGTCGGCTGGGACCAAAATGCTCCGGCGTTCGGCGATCTCGCAGTAGGGGATGCCTACCAGAAGCACAGCTACCCATTCGGCATCATGGTCAATTCCCGAGGCCAACGCTTCCTTGATGAGGGAGCCGATTTTCGCAATTATACCTATGCCAAGTATGGTCGCGAAATCCTAGCGCAACCCGGCCAGTTCGCTTGGCAGGTATTCGATGCTAAGGTGCATCACCTTTTGCGCGACGAATACAGGATCCGGCAAATCACCAAGATTACGTCGGATACCCTGGAGGGTCTCGCCGACCAACTCGAAGGCGTTGATCGCAACGCCTTTCTCAAGACCGTCGCTGAATTTAACGCATCGGTGCGGCAGGACGTTCCCTTCAACCCGAATGCGAAAGATGGCCGCTCCGCGGAGAGTTCGCCGCGCAAGTCCCATTGGGCCAACACGATTGATACAGGACCATTCGAGGCTTATGCCGTCACGTGCGGTGTCACCTTCACATTCGGTGGACTCAAGATTGACCAGAGCGGTCAGGTGCAGGATACAGCCGGCCTTCCGATTCCCGGCTTGTTCGCAGCTGGAGAGCTGGTCGGGGGGCTGTTCTATCATAACTATCCAGGTGGCACGGGGCTCACTTCAGGCGCTGTATTCGGGAAGATCGCAGGTGAGAGCGCTGCTGCGGCAGTCGCTGCAAGCAAGAGCCGTTCAGCGGCCTGATCAATAAGTTGCAGAACAAACTGCATCATAAACTGCCGACAGGGAGGCACAAAAATGGCTCGCTCAATCCAAAACAAGTTGCGTCGTGTAGCATTTGTTGTGGCATCCTGCGTGATGCTGATTCCAGCGCACGCCACGTCCAAAGATGCGCTGACAATAAAGATAGGTCTGCAAGCCGTTCCAACCGACGACGTTTATCGCACCAAGGATTGGGGCGCAAAGTACAACCTTAAGGTTGACATCGGGAGCTATAGCTCTGGAAGCGAAATACTCAAGGCGTTTGTCGCCGGGCAAATCGATATCGGCAACGGAGGCTCAGGTCGACT includes the following:
- the tcuA gene encoding FAD-dependent tricarballylate dehydrogenase TcuA, which produces MPREFDADVIVVGAGNAAACAAISASNNGATVLMLEAAPRDERGGNSTYTAGAMRYVFNGVEDVLSVVPDINPDTLANTDFGTYTEDQFFDDMFRVTQFRTDPDLCEILVKRSLPTLRWMREQGVRFQTSHGRQAYKVNGRFQFWGGLSVEVWGGGPGLVDMLLESAEGKGIQFLYETAAVSLINDNSGVVGVRVRHQGKERDLHSNAVILACGGFESNTEMRARYLGPNWDLAKVRGTRFNTGAGIQMALAIGAMPCGHWSGAHAVGWDQNAPAFGDLAVGDAYQKHSYPFGIMVNSRGQRFLDEGADFRNYTYAKYGREILAQPGQFAWQVFDAKVHHLLRDEYRIRQITKITSDTLEGLADQLEGVDRNAFLKTVAEFNASVRQDVPFNPNAKDGRSAESSPRKSHWANTIDTGPFEAYAVTCGVTFTFGGLKIDQSGQVQDTAGLPIPGLFAAGELVGGLFYHNYPGGTGLTSGAVFGKIAGESAAAAVAASKSRSAA